A stretch of DNA from Spirosoma endbachense:
GGCCCAGACTTGACTTTTTATCATTGAACTCTTTACGAATGCCCAGATTGTAGAAGTACATGCTGGTTTGATAGCCCTGCAACTGAATTTGCTTACCCCGCATTCCGCCAAAAGCCTGGAATGCCCAGCCGTTTGCGAGCGACATACTGGCGTTAACCCGTCCAGAAATTACCCAGCCTGAGTTAGAGGCCGCATAAATTGGGTTAACGTTATTGTTTGTCAGGTTTACGTGGTACAGATCGATACCACCACCGAGTTGCAGTTTTGAAAACAATGTTCCGTTACCAAAGAGGTTCAGGCCGTAGGCATCCTGATGACCAACGTTCTGATAACTCGTACGGATCACCTGCTGGAGAACCGGGTTGGTTGGATCACCAAACGATTGCTGCGATACATCCCGAACTGCCGTGATTTCATTATTGGTACGCCGGGCAAACAACGCTGCGTTCAGATATAATCCCTTAATATTGGCACTCGTACTGAACTCAACGTTATCGGTTAATTCTGGCGACAGGTATGGGTTCCCAATCGTAATGTTCGTTGGGTTTGACGCATTAACGTTAGGGTTCAGGAACTGGATACCTGGCCGCTGAATCCGGCGGTTATAGGCCAGTTTGATGATTTTTCCGCCACTCAGACTTTTAGAAATATTGATGCTGGGAACGATATTTCCGTAATTGGGAATTGAGGTCGATGGATTCGCGGCTTCATTGCTGAATTTGGCGTTGATGAACGTATACTCGTACCGGGCACCGGCTTTAATCGTGAATTTGCTCTTGGTTGTCAGAGTATAGGACAGGTAAGAGGCAGCAATATTCTGATCGTAGAAGAGCGTATTGCCTACACGGCTGGGATCAATTTGATAATCACCTTCGGCACCGTTAGCCAGATAGTACTGATACTGACTGTTGGCCTGACGGAGAATACCTTTAGCACCAAATTCGAGTAACTGATTTTTCTGGATAGGCGTTTGATAATCGATCTGGAGCGTTGATTCCTGATTGTAGCTGTTGTTATCGTTTTTCTGCCGGGCGGAGATCGTTTCAAAATCAGTACCGCTCAGAATGTCGGCCACAAAATTGTTCGTACGGTTATTACGGCTATAAAGGGCCAGAATGCTGAATTCCTGCTGCGGCTTGTAGGTCTTTGTATAGGTAATATTCGCATCGACTGTACCCGAGAGGTCGGTTGTTTGGACGTTGCGGTCATTGACAACCGGGAAGTAGCCAGTTGGCTGAAACGTCTGAGTCAGCAAATTATATTGATTGGCCGAACCATTCCGGGCTCCATAGCGCAGGCTGGCCGTTAGCGATGTATTCTTGTCAATGTCATAATCCCAGCCCAACTGAAAATTACCAAACAACCGACTCGACAATGTGTTGGCTGATTGCAGCGTACGGGTGGTACCCGTGCTTGAAATCGTGCTTTGATCGTTCATAAATGAACCACGGATGTTGTATTCCGCCCGACCAAAACCACTGAGGCTAAAACCCATTTTACCCGTCCGCAAATTACCGTTCAGGCCCAGGTTACTTCCCCGGTTTCCACCACCGCCGTTAACGTTCAGGGTTGCACCCTGCAGGTTGTCTTTCTTGGTGACGATATTGATAATACCCGCCGAACCTTCAGCATCATATTTGGCTGAGGGACTGGTAATTACTTCAACCGTTTTGATCATGTCGGCCGGAATCTGTTTCAGTGCATCGGCCACACTGCTGGCTACGATCGTAGAAGGCTTATTGTTAATCAGCACCGTTACGTTGCTGCTACCCCGTAAACTGACGTTACCGTCCATGTCGACCGCAAGCATCGGCACTTTACGCATAATGTCGGTAGCATCACCTCCTTTAGCTGTAATGTCCTTATCGGCATTGTAAACGAGCCGGTCTACTTTTTCCTCAATCATGGCTGCCTGCCCGACCACATTTACCTCTTTAAGTGTCCGAACATCGGCCGAAATTTTTATTGTACCGAGATTGATATCGCTACCACGCTCGATGGTAATGACGTTAGAGCGTTTGTCTTTATAGCCAATAAAGGTGTACAGGAGTCGATATTTTCCTGGAGCAAGTTTCGGAAGCACAAATTTACCAGATGCGTCGGCTGTCGTTCCATCGATTGGTTTGTTGGTTGCTATGTTGAGCAGGGCAACTGTTGCAAATTCGACCGGTTTGTTGCTCGAAGAATCGACCAGAACACCAGAAAGTTTGCCATTACCGCGCGGAAGAGGCTCGGATTCGGAACCGGTTATGCCTGGTCTTGGCCGTTGATCAATAGGGGCTGCCACATCTTCCTTGGTAGGGCTGGCAGGCATGGTGAATGTGTCGGGTGGTGTATTTATGGGTGTGCCTGTCGTACTACCAGGTGTTGTGCTGGCGGGAGCTGCAAATGGATCTGGTACTGTGTTGGCAGGGGGAGGGCTTGTTGGTGAAGTGGGCGTTCCACTGGCTGGTGTTCCAGGTGGAGTCGATACCTGGGCAACAGCGGCAGTTGAACTGATAATAAGTATAGCTAGTAATATCGTTTTCATGACATTCGGGATTGACGGTTCAAAGGTGCGCCGATGAATCTGCGGGATGAAATCAATTTGGCCGAATGCCGATTTTTGAGTGCCGAAGCCGGGGATTGAGGGGTGGAAGGGATTAGCTTTACGATGAGTAATTAGGCTTAGATTCGAACACTACTCCACTCCACTAACCCCTGATTACAATCAATTCGGTTCCTTTACGGCACTCAAAAAACTCTTCGGCACAGGTGCATCGAAACGCATGGCTTCGCCTGTAATTGGGTGTTCAAACGCTAGTACTTCGGCATGTAGACCTAACCGGCCAATGGGGTCAGATGTTGCGCCATATTTGGAATCGCCAACAATTGGGTGGCCAATGTCCTGCATGTGAACGCGAATCTGATTTTTCCGACCCGTTTCTAATTCAAGTTCCAATAAGGCAAAGTATTGATTGGCTTTCACAACCGTATAATTGGTGACCGACAACTGGCCATTCTCAGGATTCTGGCTCGAATAAACGATCAGCGCCTTGCTTTCGCGCAGATAGGACGTAATTGTCGCTTTGGGCGGTTCTGGTAAACCTTCAACCAGCGCCACGTATGTTCGTTCTTTGGTTGTTGCGTTCCAGGACTCCTGCATTAACCGTTGAATTTTTTCACTCTTGGCAAACATCATTACCCCCGACGTTTCGCGGTCGAGCCGGTGAATGATGAATATTCGGTTTTTAGGATTCTCTTTCTTGATATAATCACTCAGCATACTGTAAGCCGTCCGATCCCGTTCCTTGTTGGTAGCCATCGAGAGAAGGCCGGCCTGTTTGTTGATCACAATCAGATGAGGATCTTCATAGAGAATGGTGATTCCCCGGTATTGAGTGGTTTGGGAAGCCCGGTTGGCGGCTACGGTCACTAGTTGGCCGACCCGCAAGGGGTGGTTGAACTGCGTATATACCTTACCGTCAATCAGGATTTGCTTATTGCTGAGTAAGGATTTAATATTATTTCGGTTTTTGTGGGGCAGTTTCTCCATCAGGAATGCCATCAGCAGAGCGGGTTGCTCGACGGTGAGGTTGACATTCGTACGCTGGCCGCGTTGTCGGCGGGGTTGGTTGGTATTATCCATTGGACAAAGATACGGCTTCGTCGCCTTATCATACAGTTGATCTTGTTTTTGTCTTAATGAATGCTTTAGGAAACGTTAGTAACAGAACCCGATCAAACAGGCCAATGCCGCTAGCCAAAGGAAAATCTTCTGTGAATTAAATGACTAAATTTTAAAATAATAGTAGGAATTATGTTTTAATGGTAAACTTAATTAATTTCGTTCTGCGTTTTGGTGTATAAACTTAGCTAATATTTTAATACATATATTTTACCTTATATCATGAAGATAGGCCAATCTAGATTTGCAGATGGCAATTGGGAAATGATTTCTGAAACTCCAGATTTTTTGCCCGAAAAGGCTGACTTAGTGTTGGCCTTTGGCGATCGCAAATTGCTGGAAGCTGTAAAACCTTATGAGTATCTGCGTCTGCTCTATCCCAAAGCGCAAATTATTATCAATTCTACATCAGGAGAAATAATTTCCGATAAAGTTCATGATAATACGGTAGTCGTCACTGCCATCGAATTAGAAAAAACAACC
This window harbors:
- a CDS encoding RluA family pseudouridine synthase, with protein sequence MDNTNQPRRQRGQRTNVNLTVEQPALLMAFLMEKLPHKNRNNIKSLLSNKQILIDGKVYTQFNHPLRVGQLVTVAANRASQTTQYRGITILYEDPHLIVINKQAGLLSMATNKERDRTAYSMLSDYIKKENPKNRIFIIHRLDRETSGVMMFAKSEKIQRLMQESWNATTKERTYVALVEGLPEPPKATITSYLRESKALIVYSSQNPENGQLSVTNYTVVKANQYFALLELELETGRKNQIRVHMQDIGHPIVGDSKYGATSDPIGRLGLHAEVLAFEHPITGEAMRFDAPVPKSFLSAVKEPN
- a CDS encoding TonB-dependent receptor domain-containing protein, which translates into the protein MKTILLAILIISSTAAVAQVSTPPGTPASGTPTSPTSPPPANTVPDPFAAPASTTPGSTTGTPINTPPDTFTMPASPTKEDVAAPIDQRPRPGITGSESEPLPRGNGKLSGVLVDSSSNKPVEFATVALLNIATNKPIDGTTADASGKFVLPKLAPGKYRLLYTFIGYKDKRSNVITIERGSDINLGTIKISADVRTLKEVNVVGQAAMIEEKVDRLVYNADKDITAKGGDATDIMRKVPMLAVDMDGNVSLRGSSNVTVLINNKPSTIVASSVADALKQIPADMIKTVEVITSPSAKYDAEGSAGIINIVTKKDNLQGATLNVNGGGGNRGSNLGLNGNLRTGKMGFSLSGFGRAEYNIRGSFMNDQSTISSTGTTRTLQSANTLSSRLFGNFQLGWDYDIDKNTSLTASLRYGARNGSANQYNLLTQTFQPTGYFPVVNDRNVQTTDLSGTVDANITYTKTYKPQQEFSILALYSRNNRTNNFVADILSGTDFETISARQKNDNNSYNQESTLQIDYQTPIQKNQLLEFGAKGILRQANSQYQYYLANGAEGDYQIDPSRVGNTLFYDQNIAASYLSYTLTTKSKFTIKAGARYEYTFINAKFSNEAANPSTSIPNYGNIVPSINISKSLSGGKIIKLAYNRRIQRPGIQFLNPNVNASNPTNITIGNPYLSPELTDNVEFSTSANIKGLYLNAALFARRTNNEITAVRDVSQQSFGDPTNPVLQQVIRTSYQNVGHQDAYGLNLFGNGTLFSKLQLGGGIDLYHVNLTNNNVNPIYAASNSGWVISGRVNASMSLANGWAFQAFGGMRGKQIQLQGYQTSMYFYNLGIRKEFNDKKSSLGLAAENFLNHPFTMSSELSSPILTQNSVTNFYNAGVRLTFSYKLGKMSFDAPRKSRKSINNDDIKNGEGGDDNNNNGGNQPQQSTPASGSGGGRGGRPRS